A DNA window from Parabacteroides johnsonii DSM 18315 contains the following coding sequences:
- a CDS encoding RelA/SpoT domain-containing protein codes for MIGLELIKNNIEQDIQKQLNRIGILYRLHSRIKTADSITEKNERNHYSTSTKLMQDIIGFRVITYFEDDVKLVADYFSNHYIKDNLQYDEPKVNEFNPLRKNLVCRLNGDNLQIFNEVKSRHEELNFIDATFEIQFRTTLSEGWHEVEHNMRYKCKKEWNELEQESRALNGIYATLETSDYTLRNLFNDISYKQYKAHNYSGMIRNKFRLRFKLQDLSNDLLEIFNTDDNIIKRIFKLDRKDLLYKLVNSELRMPITFNNICFLCNYLYIHDERITQLTPSILLDDFKYYFSIE; via the coding sequence ATGATAGGACTTGAATTAATTAAAAACAATATAGAGCAAGATATACAAAAGCAGTTAAATAGAATAGGAATCTTATATAGATTACATTCTCGAATCAAAACGGCAGATTCAATAACTGAAAAGAATGAACGTAACCACTACTCTACATCAACAAAATTGATGCAAGATATTATAGGGTTTAGAGTAATAACTTATTTTGAAGACGATGTTAAATTAGTAGCAGATTATTTCTCTAACCATTATATCAAAGATAATCTACAATATGATGAGCCTAAAGTTAATGAGTTTAATCCTTTGCGTAAGAATCTTGTTTGCAGATTGAATGGAGATAATCTACAGATTTTTAATGAAGTAAAAAGCAGACATGAAGAATTAAACTTTATAGATGCCACTTTTGAGATACAATTCAGAACTACTTTATCTGAAGGATGGCATGAAGTTGAGCACAATATGCGCTACAAATGTAAAAAAGAATGGAATGAATTAGAACAGGAATCCAGAGCCTTGAATGGGATATATGCAACTTTAGAAACAAGTGATTATACTTTAAGAAACCTATTTAATGACATATCATACAAACAGTATAAAGCACATAATTATAGCGGAATGATTAGAAATAAATTTAGATTAAGATTTAAACTTCAAGATTTATCGAATGATCTACTCGAAATATTCAATACAGATGATAATATAATAAAACGTATATTCAAGTTAGATAGAAAAGATTTATTATATAAACTTGTTAATTCAGAATTAAGAATGCCAATAACGTTTAATAATATATGTTTTTTATGCAACTATCTATATATACATGACGAAAGAATTACCCAGTTAACACCTAGTATTCTGTTAGATGATTTTAAATACTATTTTAGTATTGAATAG